In a single window of the Xylanimonas protaetiae genome:
- a CDS encoding alpha-galactosidase, giving the protein MDPREPGVGAVPDGLSFRSQYVLDLANPEAFEHVRAQMSAVVERLGVDYVKWDHNRDLVEPVHDGRPGTHEQTLAAYRLMDALREAHPGLEIESCSSGGARTDLGVLAHTDRVWASDDNDPVERVEIHRWTELVLPPELVGAHVGPSPAHSTHRTTDLSYRAAVALQGHSGLEWDLLTCTEAETEAVTAYAALYRELRPLLHGGTVVHPDVADPALRVRGVVSPDRTTSVWTVASLGAPEEALAERLRLPGLDPSRSYTVRVRDDVGAARWGWVTPGWLGKEAAVVPGRVLADVGLQLPTLWPAQALVLQVTAT; this is encoded by the coding sequence GTGGATCCTCGGGAACCCGGCGTCGGTGCCGTCCCCGACGGGCTGTCGTTCCGCAGCCAGTACGTGCTCGACCTCGCGAACCCTGAGGCGTTCGAGCACGTCAGGGCGCAGATGTCGGCCGTCGTCGAGCGGCTCGGCGTGGACTACGTCAAGTGGGACCACAACCGCGACCTCGTCGAGCCCGTCCACGACGGGCGGCCCGGCACGCACGAGCAGACGCTCGCCGCGTACCGGCTCATGGACGCCCTCCGGGAGGCCCACCCGGGCCTCGAGATCGAGTCGTGCTCGTCGGGCGGCGCTCGCACCGACCTGGGCGTGCTCGCGCACACCGACCGTGTGTGGGCGAGCGACGACAACGACCCCGTGGAGCGGGTCGAGATCCACCGCTGGACCGAGCTCGTGCTGCCGCCCGAGCTCGTCGGGGCGCACGTCGGGCCCTCGCCCGCGCACTCCACGCACCGCACGACCGACCTGTCGTACCGGGCAGCCGTCGCCCTCCAGGGCCACTCCGGCCTGGAGTGGGACCTCCTGACCTGCACCGAGGCCGAGACGGAGGCCGTCACGGCCTACGCCGCGCTCTACCGCGAGCTGCGCCCGCTGCTCCACGGCGGCACGGTGGTCCACCCGGACGTCGCCGACCCGGCGCTGCGCGTCCGCGGCGTCGTCTCCCCCGACCGCACGACGTCGGTGTGGACGGTCGCGAGCCTCGGCGCGCCCGAGGAGGCGCTGGCCGAGCGCCTGCGCCTGCCGGGTCTCGACCCGTCGCGCTCCTACACGGTGCGCGTGCGCGACGACGTCGGCGCCGCCCGCTGGGGCTGGGTCACGCCCGGCTGGCTCGGGAAGGAAGCCGCGGTCGTCCCCGGCCGCGTGCTCGCCGACGTCGGGCTCCAGCTGCCCACGCTGTGGCCGGCACAGGCGCTCGTCCTCCAGGTGACGGCAACCTGA
- a CDS encoding ABC transporter substrate-binding protein, translating into MSSLLVLTAACSPASNANTNPSPTGDATEVEGLGEAQDLVGEYPRNETVFTSGQQWGPPSSWNPIPGSGDATGVRGLLYEPLFQFDPKALELTPFLAESGEWTDADTYTLHLRDGVTWTDGEALDADDVVFTVELGKNPEVPWSNLWTWLSAVTKVDATTVTFDFSDPRPQEWENFLYTRVILPQHIMSAWSADELLSNANENPVGSGAFKYKAHGQDRMVWERNDDWWGQDALGLKMPMKYVVDIVNPSNEVALGLLIQGSLDLSNNFLPGIKQLVDSGQVVTYYDKAPYMLSANTAMLVPNATKAPGNDPAFRRALANAIDVDTIVSTAYGDIVKKASPTGLLPAYEKYYDKDVIDDVGFSFDPDEAKAQLAAAGYKDTDGDGFVENLDGSAMDLELIVPAGWTDWMDAAKIIAESAAEAGIKITDATPDSGAVDDARATGSFDLLINNWAQISNTPWSYYNYLFHMPIQEQQLSGNFGRVDSTDAWKLVEELARTQADDPHFQEVMSQLQRASLEQMPMIPLWYNGLWAQSTEKVWTNWPADGGDSTAYPSTWGGYFQMGGLTTLANLKPAK; encoded by the coding sequence GTGTCCTCCCTGCTGGTCCTGACGGCCGCCTGCTCGCCCGCCAGCAACGCGAACACCAACCCGTCGCCCACGGGCGACGCCACCGAGGTCGAGGGCCTGGGCGAGGCCCAGGACCTCGTCGGCGAGTACCCCCGCAACGAGACGGTCTTCACCTCGGGCCAGCAGTGGGGCCCGCCGTCGAGCTGGAACCCGATCCCCGGCTCCGGCGACGCCACCGGCGTGCGCGGCCTGCTCTACGAGCCGCTCTTCCAGTTCGACCCCAAGGCGCTCGAGCTCACGCCGTTCCTCGCCGAGTCGGGCGAGTGGACCGATGCCGACACCTACACGCTCCACCTGCGCGACGGCGTGACGTGGACCGACGGCGAGGCGCTCGACGCCGACGACGTCGTCTTCACCGTCGAGCTCGGCAAGAACCCCGAGGTGCCGTGGTCGAACCTGTGGACCTGGCTCTCCGCCGTCACCAAGGTGGACGCCACCACGGTGACCTTCGACTTCTCCGACCCGCGCCCGCAGGAGTGGGAGAACTTCCTCTACACGCGCGTGATCCTGCCGCAGCACATCATGTCGGCGTGGTCGGCCGACGAGCTGCTCTCGAACGCCAACGAGAACCCGGTCGGGTCGGGCGCCTTCAAGTACAAGGCCCACGGCCAGGACCGCATGGTGTGGGAGCGCAACGACGACTGGTGGGGCCAGGACGCGCTGGGCCTGAAGATGCCGATGAAGTACGTCGTCGACATCGTCAACCCGTCCAACGAGGTGGCCCTCGGCCTGCTCATCCAGGGCTCGCTCGACCTGTCGAACAACTTCCTCCCGGGCATCAAGCAGCTCGTCGACTCAGGTCAGGTCGTGACGTACTACGACAAGGCCCCGTACATGCTCTCGGCCAACACCGCGATGCTCGTCCCCAACGCCACCAAGGCGCCGGGCAACGACCCCGCGTTCCGCCGCGCGCTGGCCAACGCCATCGACGTCGACACCATCGTCTCGACCGCCTACGGCGACATCGTCAAGAAGGCGAGCCCCACGGGCCTCCTCCCCGCGTACGAGAAGTACTACGACAAGGACGTCATCGACGACGTCGGCTTCTCGTTCGACCCCGACGAGGCCAAGGCACAGCTCGCGGCCGCGGGCTACAAGGACACCGACGGCGACGGGTTCGTCGAGAACCTCGACGGCTCGGCGATGGACCTCGAGCTGATCGTGCCCGCCGGCTGGACCGACTGGATGGACGCCGCCAAGATCATCGCCGAGTCGGCGGCCGAGGCCGGCATCAAGATCACCGACGCCACGCCCGACTCGGGCGCCGTCGACGACGCGCGCGCCACCGGCAGCTTCGACCTGCTCATCAACAACTGGGCGCAGATCTCGAACACGCCGTGGAGCTACTACAACTACCTCTTCCACATGCCGATCCAGGAGCAGCAGCTCTCCGGCAACTTCGGTCGCGTCGACTCGACCGACGCGTGGAAGCTCGTGGAGGAGCTCGCGCGGACGCAGGCCGACGACCCCCACTTCCAGGAGGTCATGAGCCAGCTCCAGCGGGCGTCGCTCGAGCAGATGCCGATGATCCCGCTCTGGTACAACGGCCTCTGGGCGCAGTCCACCGAGAAGGTGTGGACGAACTGGCCGGCCGACGGCGGTGACTCGACCGCCTACCCGAGCACGTGGGGCGGCTACTTCCAGATGGGTGGTCTCACCACCCTGGCCAACCTGAAGCCCGCGAAGTGA
- a CDS encoding ABC transporter permease codes for MRTYLLRKLAIYVLTFVVAVTLNWVLPRLMPGDPIQTMLSRAAVAHPESIAAMRDYYERVFGLDLPLWQQYVNYWGELLRGNLGTSVWLFPAPVSEIIGGAVPYTLAVMLPSILLSWVVGNRIGALAARSRWLDNTVLPVGYVLTAMPYMWLAIVLAWSLGIVAGWFPVAGGYDFTLAPTWTWKFAVDLLQHWFLPFLSLFVVQLGGWAIGMRNLIIYELESDYTNYLDALGAPRRLVRGYAFRNAMLPQVTGLALQLGTIVGGALVTEVVFAYPGLGKLILSAIQNQDYFLLQGALLFIVLGVLVANFVIDLVYVLVDPRTRTGMQGATA; via the coding sequence GTGCGCACCTACCTCCTTCGCAAGCTGGCGATCTACGTGCTGACCTTCGTGGTCGCTGTGACGCTCAACTGGGTCCTGCCCCGCCTCATGCCGGGCGACCCCATCCAGACCATGCTCAGCCGCGCCGCCGTCGCGCACCCCGAGTCGATCGCCGCGATGCGCGACTACTACGAGCGCGTGTTCGGCCTGGACCTGCCGCTCTGGCAGCAGTACGTCAACTACTGGGGCGAGCTGCTGCGCGGCAACCTCGGCACCTCCGTGTGGCTCTTCCCGGCGCCCGTCTCCGAGATCATCGGCGGCGCCGTGCCCTACACGCTGGCCGTGATGCTCCCGTCGATCCTGCTCTCGTGGGTGGTGGGCAACCGGATCGGCGCGCTCGCCGCCCGCAGCCGGTGGCTCGACAACACCGTGCTGCCCGTCGGCTACGTGCTCACCGCGATGCCGTACATGTGGCTCGCGATCGTGCTGGCCTGGTCGCTCGGCATCGTGGCCGGCTGGTTTCCCGTGGCGGGCGGCTACGACTTCACGCTGGCTCCCACCTGGACCTGGAAGTTCGCCGTCGACCTGCTGCAGCACTGGTTCCTGCCGTTCCTGTCGCTGTTCGTGGTGCAGCTCGGCGGCTGGGCGATCGGCATGCGGAACCTGATCATCTACGAGCTCGAGTCGGACTACACGAACTACCTCGACGCCCTCGGCGCGCCGCGCCGCCTCGTGCGGGGGTACGCGTTCCGCAACGCGATGCTGCCGCAGGTCACGGGCCTGGCGCTCCAGCTCGGCACCATCGTGGGCGGCGCCCTGGTCACCGAGGTCGTGTTCGCCTACCCCGGCCTCGGCAAGCTCATCCTCTCGGCCATCCAGAACCAGGACTACTTCCTGCTCCAGGGCGCGCTGCTGTTCATCGTGCTGGGCGTGCTCGTGGCCAACTTCGTCATCGACCTCGTCTACGTGCTCGTCGACCCGCGCACGCGGACCGGGATGCAAGGAGCGACCGCATGA
- a CDS encoding ABC transporter permease, translating into MSAPKRVNETLYFAFRNPKVVGAAVVVGVMLLAAVLGPSLVAFSPTERTPGATMLPPSGDHWFGTTMQGQDVLSQFVVGLRSTFLVGVLGAAIAGAVGLTIGFVAGYRGGWLDELLNMLTNIVLVIPGFVVLIIINAYLGVRSLPMQALFIGLSSWPWVARAVRSQTLSLRSRDYIDLARMSGLRTGAIIRREIAPNMYSYLFMTFVLLFGGSVLTAAALDFIGLGPTGPDSMSLGLMMNQAVQWSALTLQMWWWFIVPGAGITIIVGALYIMNVGLDEVFNPKLREM; encoded by the coding sequence ATGAGCGCCCCGAAGCGCGTCAACGAGACGCTGTACTTCGCCTTCCGGAACCCCAAGGTGGTCGGGGCCGCGGTCGTCGTCGGCGTCATGCTGCTGGCCGCGGTCCTCGGGCCGTCGCTCGTCGCGTTCTCGCCCACCGAGCGCACCCCGGGCGCGACGATGCTGCCGCCGTCGGGGGACCACTGGTTCGGCACCACCATGCAGGGCCAGGACGTGCTGTCCCAGTTCGTCGTCGGGCTGCGCTCCACGTTCCTCGTGGGCGTGCTCGGTGCCGCCATCGCGGGCGCCGTCGGCCTGACCATCGGGTTCGTCGCGGGCTACCGCGGCGGCTGGCTCGACGAGCTGCTCAACATGCTCACCAACATCGTGCTGGTGATCCCCGGCTTCGTGGTGCTCATCATCATCAACGCCTACCTGGGGGTGCGGTCGCTGCCCATGCAGGCGTTGTTCATCGGGCTCTCGTCGTGGCCGTGGGTGGCCCGGGCCGTGCGCTCGCAGACGCTGTCGCTGCGCAGCCGCGACTACATCGACCTGGCCCGCATGTCCGGCCTGCGCACGGGGGCGATCATCCGCCGCGAGATCGCGCCGAACATGTACTCGTACCTCTTCATGACGTTCGTGCTGCTCTTCGGCGGCTCGGTGCTCACCGCGGCGGCGCTGGACTTCATCGGCCTCGGGCCCACCGGCCCCGACTCGATGTCGCTCGGGCTGATGATGAACCAGGCCGTGCAGTGGAGCGCCCTGACGCTGCAGATGTGGTGGTGGTTCATCGTGCCGGGCGCGGGGATCACGATCATCGTCGGCGCGCTCTACATCATGAACGTCGGGCTGGACGAGGTCTTCAACCCCAAGCTGAGGGAGATGTGA
- a CDS encoding ABC transporter ATP-binding protein gives MSLKVEDLRVYYASLKGDVKALDGVSFEVADGEIMGVAGESGCGKTTLGKALIRLDSRMRHVGGKVTLDGEELLIDDDPAMRRRRYKDVSLIPQYAMSAMNPTRKIGRMIADLVGAHGRSYAELTPELERRLRLVGLDPEVLGRYPIELSGGMKQRVVLVLSTLLNPSLLIGDEVTSALDVTSQKAVARALVEFRDAGFVGSMIIITHDISVLFQVADTIMVMYAGHLAEKAPATTIIERPLHPYTQMLIGALPKVGDRYGEQELTGIAGRPPSLLDPPTGCRFRDRCPLASAKCVEQPPFVEVVPGHQVACWEVTA, from the coding sequence GTGAGCCTCAAGGTGGAGGATCTCCGGGTCTACTACGCGTCGCTCAAGGGCGACGTCAAGGCGCTCGACGGCGTGAGCTTCGAGGTGGCCGACGGCGAGATCATGGGCGTCGCGGGCGAGTCCGGCTGCGGCAAGACGACGCTGGGCAAGGCCCTCATCCGGCTCGACTCCCGCATGCGGCACGTGGGCGGCAAGGTCACGCTCGACGGCGAGGAGCTGCTGATCGACGACGACCCCGCGATGCGCCGCCGGCGCTACAAGGACGTCTCGCTCATCCCGCAGTACGCCATGAGCGCGATGAACCCGACGCGCAAGATCGGCAGGATGATCGCCGACCTCGTGGGTGCGCACGGCCGCTCGTACGCCGAGCTCACGCCCGAGCTCGAGCGGCGCCTGCGGCTCGTGGGGCTGGACCCCGAGGTGCTGGGCCGGTACCCGATCGAGCTGTCGGGCGGCATGAAGCAGCGCGTCGTGCTGGTGCTCTCGACGCTGCTCAACCCGTCGCTGCTCATCGGTGACGAGGTGACGTCGGCCCTCGACGTCACGAGCCAGAAGGCCGTGGCCCGGGCGCTCGTCGAGTTCCGCGACGCGGGGTTCGTGGGCTCGATGATCATCATCACGCACGACATCTCGGTGCTCTTCCAGGTGGCCGACACGATCATGGTCATGTACGCCGGCCACCTGGCCGAGAAGGCGCCCGCGACGACGATCATCGAGCGGCCCCTGCACCCGTACACGCAGATGCTCATCGGCGCGCTGCCCAAGGTGGGCGACCGCTACGGCGAGCAGGAGCTGACCGGCATCGCCGGCCGGCCGCCGTCGCTGCTCGACCCGCCGACGGGCTGCCGGTTCCGCGACCGCTGCCCCCTGGCGAGCGCCAAGTGCGTGGAGCAGCCCCCGTTCGTCGAGGTGGTCCCGGGCCACCAGGTCGCCTGCTGGGAGGTGACGGCATGA
- a CDS encoding ABC transporter ATP-binding protein has protein sequence MTAVLSLEGVDKVYKVGTFGTGELRAVRSATFEVRAGEVVSLIGESGSGKSTLGKMVLKLVSTDGGTLRMGGKDVTRLRGRALRDYYRDVQGVFQDPFSSFNPIYKVDRVFDTVRRSWFPRVRRQEWDQRVHDALSSVTLRPEEILGKYPHQLSGGQLQRLLVARALMLDPKVLVADEIISMLDASTRIDVLNLLVELKQRGIAVLFVTHDLSLGNYVSDRVVILYRGRVVEAGDTRAVFDDPLHPYTRDLLASVPQLDATWDEVEAREAERSARLAGTCAFHEADPSAPADAEGLVEVADGHQVGCFRLGPDDACPRG, from the coding sequence ATGACCGCCGTCCTGTCGCTCGAGGGCGTCGACAAGGTCTACAAGGTGGGCACGTTCGGCACCGGAGAGCTCCGGGCCGTGCGCTCCGCGACGTTCGAGGTCCGCGCCGGCGAGGTGGTCTCGCTCATCGGCGAGTCCGGCTCGGGCAAGTCGACGCTCGGCAAGATGGTCCTCAAGCTCGTCTCCACCGACGGCGGCACGCTGCGCATGGGCGGCAAGGACGTCACCCGGCTGCGGGGCCGCGCGCTGCGCGACTACTACCGCGACGTCCAGGGCGTGTTCCAGGACCCGTTCTCGTCGTTCAACCCGATCTACAAGGTGGACCGGGTGTTCGACACCGTCCGCCGCTCCTGGTTCCCGCGCGTGCGGCGGCAGGAGTGGGACCAGCGCGTCCACGACGCGCTGAGCTCGGTGACGCTGCGGCCCGAGGAGATCCTCGGCAAGTACCCGCACCAGCTCTCGGGCGGCCAGCTCCAGCGCCTGCTCGTGGCCCGCGCCCTGATGCTCGACCCCAAGGTGCTCGTGGCCGACGAGATCATCTCGATGCTCGACGCGTCCACTCGCATCGACGTGCTCAACCTGCTGGTCGAGCTCAAGCAGCGCGGCATCGCCGTCCTCTTCGTCACGCACGACCTCTCGCTCGGCAACTACGTGTCCGACCGCGTGGTGATCCTCTACCGGGGCCGCGTCGTGGAGGCGGGCGACACCCGCGCCGTCTTCGACGACCCGCTGCACCCCTACACGCGCGACCTGCTGGCCTCCGTGCCGCAGCTCGACGCCACGTGGGACGAGGTCGAGGCCCGTGAGGCCGAGCGATCGGCGAGACTTGCCGGGACGTGCGCGTTCCACGAGGCCGACCCGTCGGCGCCGGCCGACGCCGAGGGCCTCGTAGAGGTCGCCGACGGTCACCAGGTGGGCTGCTTCCGCCTCGGACCCGACGACGCCTGCCCGCGCGGCTGA
- a CDS encoding ROK family protein translates to MHGIGPGHANARSTIIDAIREAGVVTRTRLVAATGLTAATVSKEVRTLLDEGLLVETGNAPSTGGRSQVLLQLDQPSRYAAGVHLDHDGVTGVLLDLGGAVVAEQHVRWTREIAPQDVVDAMVARVHVMLDGVGAERERLLGIGVVSPGPMTPGEGIVLSRPAMRGWVRFPLAERLREASGLPVMVDNDATASAVGELWTGGARGSTAFAALYMATGIGSGTVVDGVPYRGASLSVGEVGHVCVELDGPECWCGSSGCIEAVAGPGAVVAEARAAGIDVAESGRTVVEAFGDVVRLARGGDPVAGRIVRRSAEHLAVGAQTLCALMGVDLLLLTGAGFDLAGDLYLPAVRERLARSFAAAEGRSVRVEVSRHARRSPAVGAAALVMQECLVPRQFNTLTLASAAR, encoded by the coding sequence GTGCATGGGATCGGCCCCGGCCACGCCAACGCGCGGTCGACGATCATCGACGCGATCCGCGAGGCGGGCGTCGTGACCCGGACCCGCCTCGTGGCCGCCACGGGCCTCACGGCAGCGACCGTCTCCAAGGAGGTGCGGACCCTGCTCGACGAGGGCCTCCTCGTCGAGACCGGCAACGCACCCTCGACGGGCGGCCGGTCCCAGGTGCTGCTCCAGCTCGACCAGCCGTCGCGCTACGCCGCCGGCGTCCACCTCGACCACGACGGCGTCACCGGCGTGCTGCTCGACCTCGGCGGCGCCGTCGTCGCCGAGCAGCACGTCCGCTGGACCCGTGAGATCGCCCCGCAGGACGTCGTCGACGCCATGGTGGCGCGCGTCCACGTGATGCTCGACGGCGTCGGGGCGGAGCGCGAGCGGCTGCTCGGCATCGGCGTCGTCTCCCCGGGGCCGATGACGCCCGGCGAGGGCATCGTGCTGTCCCGGCCGGCGATGCGCGGCTGGGTGCGGTTCCCCCTCGCGGAGCGCCTGCGGGAGGCGTCGGGGCTGCCCGTGATGGTGGACAACGACGCGACGGCGTCGGCCGTCGGGGAGCTGTGGACGGGCGGCGCGCGCGGGTCGACGGCGTTCGCCGCGCTCTACATGGCCACCGGCATCGGCTCGGGCACCGTCGTCGACGGGGTGCCCTACCGCGGGGCGAGCCTCAGCGTCGGGGAGGTCGGGCACGTGTGCGTGGAGCTCGACGGGCCCGAGTGCTGGTGCGGGTCGTCGGGCTGCATCGAGGCCGTGGCCGGCCCCGGGGCCGTCGTGGCCGAGGCGCGCGCGGCCGGCATCGACGTCGCGGAGTCCGGGCGCACCGTGGTCGAGGCGTTCGGCGACGTCGTCCGGCTGGCTCGCGGCGGCGACCCGGTGGCGGGACGCATCGTGCGCCGCTCGGCGGAGCACCTCGCCGTCGGCGCGCAGACGCTGTGCGCGCTCATGGGCGTGGACCTGCTCCTCCTCACCGGGGCGGGCTTCGACCTCGCGGGCGACCTCTACCTCCCCGCGGTGCGCGAGCGGCTCGCCCGCTCGTTCGCGGCGGCCGAGGGGCGCTCGGTGCGCGTCGAGGTCTCGCGGCACGCGCGGCGCTCGCCCGCCGTCGGCGCGGCGGCGCTCGTCATGCAGGAGTGCCTGGTGCCCCGGCAGTTCAACACCCTGACCCTGGCCAGCGCGGCGCGCTGA
- a CDS encoding glycoside hydrolase family 2 protein, translating to MTHVPTTFRPLHEGWTVTAVDGPVPPEARAALAAGVPAVVPGEAHLDLVAAGLVADPFDGDNESAQQWIGDTAWRYATTFDLAPGDATRHDLVAYGLDTVATVELNGVVVATTQNMHRTYRWDVRGLLRAGANTLAVTFAAPVPEALARAERDGALPRVNHHEYNQLRKMACSFGWDWGIDVAGAGIWKPVGIDAWSGVRIASVRPLVDVVTRPDGGHDGVLTAHVEIERDDMTRGEVPVEVTLAEPEGGWALRVVGVVPAGESRATVTVGKEDVRRWWPVGHGEQPLYGVEVRAADAVWTGRVGFRTVEVDTADDAAGAPFALRVNGEPVLVRGVNWIPDHAFLTKVTRERYARAIDDARGANVNLFRVWGGGIYENDDLYDLADEAGILLWQDFLFACAAYSESAEMAAEVEAEARDNVTRLSPHPSLVIWNGNNENTWGRTDWGWGGRLGGRPWGDGYYRDLLPGVLADLDPTRFYSPASPYSFGEYRHPNDERFGTMHVWDVWNRVDYTVYRDYAPRFVSEFGFQAPPAWSTLTRVVHDEPLDPFGPQMLVHQKATLGNTKLERGWQGHLPDPATVEDWHWTTQLNQAQAIRFGVQHWRSLTPHTTGTILWQLNDSWPVVSWAAVDHDGHRKPLWHALRDAYAPRLATIQPRASQAARDAAWEGLPPEPDQTALVLVNDTAAPFAGTFTATRQAFDGTVLAKAGLEVAVPARGTATVVLPADVAAFGDRAREVVVVTPDDAAAGFATAYLDGADVVGQALDPAPLRVTVEPVAGGHALTVTATSYARDVMALVDVVDPRARVDGGMVTLTAGRSVTWTVTGADDPAALAATVRCANDLLDGRNPQ from the coding sequence ATGACGCACGTCCCGACCACCTTCCGCCCTCTTCACGAGGGCTGGACCGTCACCGCCGTCGACGGGCCGGTGCCGCCCGAGGCCCGGGCTGCGCTCGCCGCGGGCGTCCCCGCCGTCGTGCCGGGGGAGGCCCACCTCGACCTCGTCGCCGCGGGGCTGGTCGCCGACCCGTTCGACGGCGACAACGAGTCCGCGCAGCAGTGGATCGGGGACACCGCGTGGCGGTACGCGACGACGTTCGACCTGGCCCCGGGCGACGCGACGCGGCACGACCTGGTCGCGTACGGCCTTGACACCGTCGCGACCGTCGAGCTCAACGGCGTCGTCGTCGCGACCACCCAGAACATGCACCGCACGTACCGCTGGGACGTGCGCGGGCTGCTGCGGGCCGGGGCGAACACGCTCGCCGTCACGTTCGCCGCGCCGGTGCCCGAGGCGCTCGCCCGGGCCGAGCGCGACGGCGCGCTGCCGCGCGTCAACCACCACGAGTACAACCAGCTGCGCAAGATGGCGTGCTCGTTCGGGTGGGACTGGGGGATCGACGTCGCGGGCGCCGGCATCTGGAAGCCGGTCGGGATCGACGCGTGGTCGGGCGTGCGGATCGCGTCGGTGCGGCCGCTGGTCGACGTCGTCACACGGCCCGACGGCGGCCACGACGGCGTGCTCACCGCGCACGTGGAGATCGAGCGCGACGACATGACGCGGGGCGAGGTCCCGGTCGAGGTGACGCTCGCGGAACCCGAGGGCGGCTGGGCCCTGCGGGTCGTCGGCGTCGTGCCCGCCGGCGAGTCGCGCGCGACGGTCACGGTCGGCAAGGAGGACGTCCGGCGTTGGTGGCCGGTCGGCCACGGCGAGCAGCCGCTGTACGGCGTGGAGGTCCGCGCCGCGGACGCGGTGTGGACCGGGCGGGTCGGCTTCCGCACCGTCGAGGTCGACACGGCCGACGACGCCGCGGGCGCCCCGTTCGCGCTGCGTGTCAACGGCGAGCCCGTGCTGGTGCGCGGCGTCAACTGGATCCCGGACCACGCGTTCCTCACGAAGGTGACCCGCGAGCGCTACGCCCGCGCGATCGACGACGCGCGGGGCGCGAACGTCAACCTGTTCCGCGTGTGGGGCGGCGGCATCTACGAGAACGACGACCTGTACGACCTGGCCGACGAGGCCGGCATCCTCCTGTGGCAGGACTTCCTGTTCGCGTGCGCGGCCTACTCCGAGTCCGCGGAGATGGCGGCCGAGGTCGAGGCCGAGGCCCGGGACAACGTCACGCGCCTGTCCCCGCACCCGTCGCTCGTGATCTGGAACGGCAACAACGAGAACACGTGGGGCCGCACCGACTGGGGCTGGGGCGGGCGGCTCGGCGGGCGGCCGTGGGGCGACGGCTACTACCGCGACCTGCTCCCGGGCGTGCTCGCGGACCTGGACCCGACACGGTTCTACTCCCCGGCGAGCCCGTACTCGTTCGGCGAGTACCGCCACCCCAACGACGAGCGCTTCGGCACCATGCACGTCTGGGACGTGTGGAACCGCGTCGACTACACCGTGTACCGCGACTACGCGCCGCGGTTCGTCAGCGAGTTCGGCTTCCAGGCCCCGCCCGCCTGGTCCACCCTGACGCGCGTGGTGCACGACGAGCCGCTCGACCCGTTCGGTCCGCAGATGCTCGTCCACCAGAAGGCCACCCTGGGCAACACGAAGCTCGAGCGCGGCTGGCAGGGGCACCTGCCCGACCCGGCCACCGTCGAGGACTGGCACTGGACCACCCAGCTCAACCAGGCGCAGGCGATCCGGTTCGGCGTCCAGCACTGGCGGTCGCTGACGCCGCACACCACCGGCACGATCCTGTGGCAGCTCAACGACAGCTGGCCGGTGGTCTCGTGGGCCGCCGTCGACCACGACGGGCACCGCAAGCCGCTGTGGCACGCCCTGCGCGACGCCTACGCCCCGCGCCTGGCGACGATCCAGCCGCGCGCGTCGCAGGCGGCCCGCGACGCGGCCTGGGAGGGCCTGCCGCCCGAGCCCGACCAGACCGCGCTCGTGCTGGTCAACGACACCGCGGCCCCGTTCGCGGGCACCTTCACGGCCACCCGCCAGGCCTTCGACGGCACCGTGCTCGCCAAAGCCGGCCTCGAGGTGGCCGTGCCCGCGCGCGGCACCGCCACCGTGGTGCTCCCCGCCGACGTCGCCGCGTTCGGCGACCGCGCCCGCGAGGTCGTCGTCGTCACGCCCGACGACGCCGCGGCCGGCTTCGCGACCGCATACCTCGACGGCGCCGACGTCGTCGGGCAGGCGCTCGACCCCGCGCCGCTGCGCGTCACCGTGGAACCCGTCGCCGGCGGCCACGCGCTGACCGTCACCGCGACCTCCTACGCCCGCGACGTCATGGCCCTGGTCGACGTCGTCGACCCGCGGGCGCGCGTCGACGGCGGCATGGTCACGCTGACCGCCGGCCGGAGCGTGACCTGGACGGTGACCGGTGCCGACGACCCCGCGGCGCTCGCGGCGACGGTCCGGTGCGCCAACGACCTGCTCGACGGAAGGAACCCCCAGTGA